Within Telopea speciosissima isolate NSW1024214 ecotype Mountain lineage chromosome 8, Tspe_v1, whole genome shotgun sequence, the genomic segment GCACAGGCATCTCAGTCTAGGTTGCACGTgagaatttttttagaaaacaaCAAGGGAGTTGAAACCATTAAAGAGTACTTAtcaaagatggagaaagaagtTGGAAAGAAGGTAAAACTATTCTATcacaatttttatttgttttctaaaGTAGTCCATGACTCTCCTTTGGTCCTTGATCCTCGATAAACAAGACAATTCACATGGTCCACCAACTCATTAGTCCAGAGACTACACACAATTCAACTGGTGGATGTTATTGGATGGATTGACTTGAAAAGTATTCAAACACCAAGTGATGAGTAACTGGGAAGAGTCAAAATGATTTTAGTCAATGACCTATCCAACAGTCCTTGCTTTAAAAGGAAAACCTGGATCAATTAGTCAGTGGGTAATGTTACTTAAAATGGATGGGTATATGCTGAATGTTCTTCAAGCcctttcttgatttctcttctaATGTATGGTTTTCTTCAAAATGCACATTTTGCAGTTGATTCTTCGGTCACCTTACAGGAATTCAATGTTTCAAAAGCTCTTTGGGTTGCCCCCAGAAGAATTTCTTATCGATGACTTCTCATGCTACTTGAAGAGAAAGATGCTTTTGCAGGTCCATATATTGCCTTACACTTTTTCAGGAATTTTCTGGTGATAGGCTGAGTAGAGTTTTTTGTGCCTTCTAGAGTCTAGAGGTTACATTACAGGGCTACGAATAAAAATGTTGTGATTCCTTCAAGTTATAAAGAGCATTTGACTGTCCATGTCTCATTAAAGTCATCTTTATAGAAGGGAACTCTGTACTTATGTATTTCCCAAAAGTGTGattatttttattacttttgGGATAATGCTCTGCTGGAGGCAGCGCTGGTGGGTTATCAAATTGACGTGTATAGCTGAGAGAGTTGATTCAAAGTTGTGAACTATAATTGCATGGTAATGAGATTGGTTGTTGTTGCAGGGTCGGCTCTTTATTTCTGCAAGAATAGTTGGGTTCTATGCTAACTTGTTTGGACATAAAACTAAGTTCTTTTTCCTCTGGGAAGACATTGAAGATATTCAAGAGATTCCACCATCACTTGCTTCAGTGGGTAGCCCATCTTTGGTCATAGTTCTGCATAAAGGCAGAGGTATGGATGCTAGATATGGTGCAAAATCTCAAGATGACGAAGGCAGGCTTAGATTCCACTTTCTATCATTTGGTTCATTCAGTGTAGCAAGCAGGTATCGTGCCATTGTGTCAGCTAGTATGCGTCAATGTACAAATACTTACGTGTATAACAATTAACAAATGATGGGTACTTTATTTCAATATAATTCAGTCCATTAATGTTTTGGCTGGCGACCTTTTATGGACAGGACAATCATGGCCTTATGGAGGTCAAGAACCCTGACCACAGAGCAGAAAGGGCAAAGAGCAGAAGACTGGGAAGATCAGGATGATAGATCTATTCTGGTTGAAGATGACGAGAGATTTTCTGGTTTTGAAGGCGCAACCATGTCCAAGGTTTACTCAGCAGAACACCCTTTCAATGTGAGTGGTCAATTGGTTGTTCTTTGATTCTCTTATTTTGTGATTGCCATTTACTTCTTTTGGTGGGTCTGGGTGATATTCGCCGGAAAGATTATACAGTTGATCTAATGTGTAAAATGCTTTGCGTGGGAGTCATTTAGGTGTCTCATAGGAATTGCGTGTGCCATCCTTTGAAAGTGAGTGGCCGTGCCCCATCTACTGTTATACCAGACTAATGTAGAGAAGTAGTCAACAACTAGGCTTTCCTGAATGAAAACAGTAGAAAAGAGTACAAAGatctaagaaaaaaatttggaaattcatttacctatttatagacctGAAATTTAGGGAAGTACTGGAGAAAAAGTTAGAAACTAAACCAAGTATTCTCAGCTGGTGCAAATACAACTGGAGCTAGGATTGATTCTCAACCTTTAGAAATGGGAGCTTTGACCTCCGTTTGCGTATCCATGGATGGGTAACAATGACAACAATAATGCTGATCTTAGGCTCGGTAGAATCTTTCTAGTAACAGCAGTTGAGTACCACATTGATCTTCTGTTTTAATTACTTTCTATTCTTCTTACTGGCCTTCAAAATGTCACTTCTGCTGCTACTACATCACAGACCCATGGAATTATGGACATTTTAATGTAGCATATGTCCACTTGGTGTTGCTTTCTTGTTCAGATGTCATCTTCCCTTTATTTTTGAACTAAAAGGTACTCAAATTCCTgtcatttatttttctgttgagGCTTTATTTTGCAGATAAAATCATTGATGAGACTGTTTGATGGAGATACTTTGGAACATAGTGTGATGGGAAAATCTGGTTGTCTGAACTATGCAACGACACCCTGGGAAGCCGTAAAACCTGAATTTTATGAAAGAGATATCTCATACAAGTTCAATCGCCATGTTTCAATCTTTGGAGGTGAAGTAACCAGCACACAGCAAAAATTTCCCATTGCAGATGGTAACGGGTGGATGGTGGATGAGATTATGACTTTCCATGAGGTCCCATTTGGTGATCACTTCCATGTAATAGAAGCTTATCTGTTTCTTCTTATTTGTTCTTATTTCCAATGCTGAAAGACATTTTCAGTCCCATTGAGCTTCCAtagtattctctctcttttatttgcAGGTCCATTTGAGATATCAGATTGAGACGCGTGTACTTGGCACTGATTCATGCCATTGTGAAGTTTATATGGGGATAGCATGGCTGAAAGGCACCAAGTTCCGGCAAAGAATTGGCAGAAATATAACGGAGAAGTTTACCCGCCGTTTGAAGGAAATTTTTGAACtggtagagagagagatcctTTTGGCAAATGCGCAGGATAGTTTAGCCTGACTAATAATGCACTAACAAGTTGCTTTTATTTGgttctcattcttttttatgtatttGGTTTAATTCAGTTTAATTTGGTTCAGATTCGGtttatttggtttatttttttatcagattaatttggttcgattcaattcattttttttcctggttcGGTATAATTTTAACGATTGGTTTCGATTCCGATTCTAAGTTAACACTCTTAATCTCATTCGCTCTCAACTTCCTTCAGGATTGTTTATGATTTggctgttagaccaggtaaatctCAAGTCCTTTTTATGGGTTGACCAAGTAAAACCCCGTAGTCCAAGTAATACATTGCAAGCCATATGAACCAGGAAAGATTGTAAAGTTTAGAGAATGGAGAATAGATGGAATATCTTCAGTGATTTTATTATCCATACGATGGTGCAAATATGTAGAACAAGGCAATCCCCTTGATTGAGGGAATCAAGGGATAAGATTTTACAAACATAGATGAAACAAATGTGGAAGGCATGTTGTCGTTGGAGTTGATGATGAGATTCTTTCACTAATTCAGCCAATATAACTAAtattccccctcaagttggagcgtgagGATTTCGAATCGGCAAGTTGCAAGTGAGATAGAACATGAGAAGTACAAATCGATCCATTTGGAGGCGTTCACGGATGACATGACAATCAATGTCGATATGTTTTGTTCATTCATGAAACACGGGATTAGCGGTAATGTAGAAGGCTACTCTGATAACATGTAAAGTTTAGAGAATAGAGAATAGATGAAATATCTTCAATGATTTTATTATCCATACAATGGTGCAAATATATAGAACATGGCAATCCCCTTAATTGAGGGAATCGAGAATAGGGAATCAAGGGATAAGATTTTACAAATATAGATGAAACAAATGTAGAAGGCATGTTGTGGTTGGAGTTGGTGGTGGGATTCTTCCACTAATCCAGCCAATACAGCTAATAAAGATTGGGGCCGTGAGAATCATGAAACCACTTCAGTCAGGTCTAAGGTTGGAGAAGAGTTGAGCTTAGGACCTATGAATCTATTAGTAATACCTATTAGGTTACTCAGATGGAATAAATTCCACTCCCTATAGGACAAATCATCAAAATTGCcctccatttttgtttttttgttttttttttgcccctAAAATTAATGGTTCACCAACCAGCGAACCCTTCCCCTTAAAAAAATGGTAACTTTTTAAGGGGAAGCGTTCCCGACCCTAAggtgtttcctatgccatctcacatctttgatttttattcatatttttaagagagagaaacggggagatggaggagaaggaatgAGGTGTTgcggagagggagagagagtgagagcaTGGGGATGAACGGGTGCTTGttaaattttatatgtttttaagATTCgaaatctctttttttgtttcccttttctttctgtAGTGCATGCAAAAGCAAGGGAACTTTCTTTAATCCAACATTCCTCACAAACAAGAGGGATGACTAGCTTATAAGTATTAATAATGGGACTTATAAGGGATGTGGATTCAAACATAAAGTATCCTTCCTTGGGGATGTCCGCCTTCACACATGCGGACCAGGCTGGGCTGGGGTCGGCTGTGGGTCAATCTTATTTTTATACGTATACCATATATTGATACTGATAATGTACCGGTTTATCTGTGTCAAATTGTATCGAATAAATTCGATATGGTATGAGTGTATTCATACTAGTACCAGATATCatatatcgatatcgatatcgtaCTGATTTATCTGTATCGAACCATATTCAATATAGTATAAGTATGAGATACTTGTACCGAGTTGGTATTCGATACAGTGTTGGTGTGGACaaaacaatgaaaacacatCATACCATACCGATGTCTATACCGAACAATACCGAATAGATACAGTACGGTATCGATATGAGGTATATGTGTAGCGTACCAGAGTACCGAATACTGGATACCgaactgattgacacccttatttgtACTAGTATTCTGAGTCAATATATTGAGTATAACTTTTGGGCTCCTTGTGTAATCATATTTAGAGGTGCATCttatgtgattagagagttgttttatcttaggCTCTCTTTatatgcttttattttttatttttgcctatttaacaaaaatcatttgtgaaaaccatttttggtcAAAGCATAAAAGTTGTTTGGTAACTACTATACAGAATAGATTGTAaacaaagaaatatgtttggcaTACCTATGTGCATAATAGTTTTTTGAAGTGGGTGGGTGGAGAGATGCCACCTTTACCCATCTTCCTTCTCAAAGCATTAGGGGAGGAACAATAAGTTTGATGAGATGGTGCATCTATACCAGGGAAAGGGTGGGGAAGGAGTATTGATGTGGATATCAGTTTGGAAGCTCAGGCCATGGAGAATTTGGAGAAAGATAAGGAGTTCCTCATGGAGCAACAGTTCTAGTCTCTGTTTATTCTCGACTCAAATGAGTATAATTTGTTGTAAGTTGTGCTTGTGTGAAAGGTTCTTCTGGCTCTTCAAACTTCTTCAGTGTCTACTGCTCTGGAATGGTCTCCGTGACCATCCGGGCCGATTGCGCGCAtcaacatcatcttcttcttcctctatggtGACCGAACCTCATGGCCTTCATCTCCTCCTACTCCGGTAATGGAAGCTCTGACCTAACCTATCTCCTTCCCTTGTTCGCTGTTAATGGCGATCGAGAGCCCCACCTCCTTACTCTCTTGTACTTTTCCTTCGAAAAAAATCCCTAGTATGAGGTACTATCATATTCTCTaatatcttctttcttctctgttcCTCAACCTTGGCCACATCCCTATGCTCTCACCATATcatcttttccttctttaaattcatcttCCTTCCCTCATCCACCCAATATCTAACCAAGCCCTGACCCACATCGTTTTTTAATCCCCAATATTAGGTGCATTTAACTCAAGTCGTGATTGTAGCATCCCCATGTCTGGATTGAGGATTATGTGAGGGGTGTCTCGAGTTCCTGATGGAAGCTGAAGCAACCCCCATATCTTTTCTAGGTTAAATTGTCGTCTATAGGGTATTTAATCGAGTTAGGATTTTAATCTAACTGTTTCTAGTCGACAATAAGGAGTTTGAaggtttttatttgattcttgaagaaacaaaagattGCTGATATAATCTTTGGAGATCAGATGCCAAACCTTTAATCCTGAAACCAGCAAAGCCATTTGGGAAGACAGTTACCTTGGGGTCTTCAACCTTTGATCTCGTTGCCTGACTtcgtcttcttcgtcttcttcttcccctcctctgattttttcttctttatttccttttgaaaaagaagaaggatctATGGTTACAAGTTTAATATCTAATTCAGATCTGgactttcttctttgcttcaatTTTTTATCTTCAGTTTTTCAGCAAACAAGAGATAAAACAAACTGAATCTGTTgcaggaaaaataagaagatgAGGGGGTGGGTAGGGTTgtaggaaaaataagaagaatggGAAGTGGCGAATAGGGtcgcaggaagaagaagatgaggggacgggtggagttgcaggaaaaataagaagaataggaagTGATGATGGGGGAGGAGGAGAGTCGATATTTCTAATTCAACAATGAAATGAAATTATTACCTTTCGATTTTGGGACctatgagcacgtgctcattaaagtcCCGGTATATTTGATTGAAAGTGATTTTCAATCAAAAATCATAAACACCTTTCAATctattttaaatagaaacaggctccataaacgataacaaacacaaccaaaaacgttttttgaggcaaaaatcaaaaataaaaactataccaaagatggcCTTAGAGGTATAAACGAATTGTCAACCCAGTTTACACATTTTCGGACATTTAAAACCTTAACGACAATATCATTCTAATTAGATTCAACTCAACGGTCGTCAACTTCAACAGAAAAGGAGAAGATACTTCGGTGTTGTGCATTTCTACATCAACCAATACAAGAATATTTCGGCCATATACTCTGCAACTTTACTACAGATAAGTCTTATATCTATTGCTCATTGTATTACTTTACAATAGTACTAGATGAAGAGGATGAATTCTAAGGTTGGTTCCATGGGGCTTCATGAGTCTAGGCCATCGTTGCACCAGCTTTGGTGTCTCAATGGTGGAGAACAACCAGGGAGTAACtgctcattaaaaaaaataaaaaaaaaaacagaaatttttgTTTGGGAAAGAAAATTTTCCACCATCCTCCAGACAGCAACAAGAAATCAAAGTCTGATGGTAAGAAACATGGAGATAGGGAATAtgaaaaaagtttaaaaaacgattggatcgagtttccctccacccacggggATGCCATTCATCGAGAGGCGGGAGAGTGCGGGAATGGGTATGGAAGGGTattttaaaacaaacaaaaaccctagtaggggtttgtaaaccctaagatggtgggtgaaccgtcctctataggtgaaggaaaactttgtccaaaatGATTTATCAAATATCTCAACACGTAATTTCTCTAAACATGAGTATAAATGTGTTGTTTACCTATTAAAACATTGGCTGGTggcgtgcccagccttttcccagATTGGGTATGCCATCAGTTTTTGGTAAACTAGTGGCATACATCAATTATAGGATTGGACATAGGAAGGTAAGGGTGTTTTTTCTAAAATTAGTAGAGGGAGCTAGGATGACATATGTTACCCACCTTGGTGGCGTGTTCTACCTTTTCCCTAAAACATATATCTATTGAATGTAAAATTGAGCCATTTAATGATcgatttgatttttgatttattgatgaTAATTCAGTCGAGCTGGTTGGTGTAGGCCTCCGAGTCCAGTTCCTCTGCATGTACGTACAAGAGCAAATACATTTGAGAGGTAACCACTAGTcccatttttgccatttacaacaAAGACAAGTGGCTACCCCTCACATGTAAGTTCACCTACACAGTATGTGTAGATGATCCATTTTCCTCCCCAAATGGGGTACCCTCCCCTACCTATGGTGCATGAATGACAAATGTCCTTTTAATGTCATAAATACCCTTCATGCCCTCTTAAATGGCATCCAAAGGACCGGTACAGATAGGGATCTCGACTCATCGTCCATGACTTTAGTTCAGAGCGGGTGAAAGCAAAACTTTTCCCGCAGTTTTCttggggaagaaggaaagaaaagcaaTCGACTGGTTGTCGTCATCTCCccttcctctccatcttcttttcTTAAATGCTACTGGTGAGTGTAAGCAAGTCACTCGTTTGCATTACGAACTGAGGATTGAGTGGAGTTAAGGAGAGAAAGCTAAAATCGAcggttcttcttcttgttggaAAGCGCTTAAATCGGCTTATGGCTATGCATTGAGTGTTTCCAGGCGTTCAGCTTCAGACCGAGAGATCTCTTTCATTCTAAATATAATTCTTGTAATTATTATTCTTCCTTCGTTACTGCCGATCATCTCGCGCAGGCTTGGTATATTTGaacaatttctcttcttttcctcatattttttcgtgttagggttagggcttttaCTTCGTATCGTCTTCTTCAATTCACTGTTAGAGTTTCTGCGGCTTACTGGAACGCTTCATCGATCAATCCTTACTTCGGAGTGTTAACGTTCATACAACATGCCTGATTTAGTGATCAAGGTAATTTTTCCTCTTCTACGTAATTGATTTTATTTACAGGGCTGGAGACATTTCTGGTTTATATGTTCCTGCCTTTAAACGATGTTTCTGTAAACTTTTAAGATTGTTGTTTGCTCAAGAACAAGCAAAAATATTGGGTATTCGATTAGATTTTAAAATCTAATCTTAAAAGTATGGTATTGTCGAAACCATCAACTGGTCGAGGTATTGAGCTCTGAGGTTGCCTATTTTTGTGCATTTCTCTCCGTTATATGGTggttctttctattttctttttacaGAAATGTTTTCTTATCTGAATTTCTCCTGCACCACTTTTAAATGAAtgagttcccccccccccctccgtgGGTTTCTATCGATCATCTTTCTTACCGTGTTATTGTCGTAGTACGAATGATCCCTACTCTCTATCCAAACGTACCTACTTTCTCAAGTCATGTTGAATTTAATTGTTTTAGCATACTTGGTCGAATATTGTTGCTGGGATTCGCTTTTCTAGTCCCTTGTTGCTCTAACAAATGTGCTTTATGCTATTTAAATTTGTGACGTGAAGTTGTTTTTAGAATGCCACATAGTGAATCCTTTACTTGATGATTGCACTGCCTATGAAGTTATTTTATGCCAGAGTGAGCCAGGGTGAGTTAAATTGCAATATTTATTTGCAGTGATCAGAATCATTTGAATGATAAGATTGGATTTGGAGGCCTGTATGCCCAGCGTAGATCGTTGTTGAACCAATTAAATTGTGTTGCTTGTTGAATTGAATGGATCGCAATAGTCTGATTCAAAAGGAAGACTACTGTTGTTTTACCTTTGACCTACTTTAGTTTGACCACGAAGTGAAGCCAATGAGCCTACTTAATTTGCTCTATTTGGATTTCAGAATGATGCTATATTTATCCTGATGGCTTAAATTTCTTGAAATCGTTCTATTTTCCATCTGGCTATGAAAAAATATTTCTGCTTTATTAGATTAGATGGGGAACCTGTGATCAGTGTCGATATTTGAATTTGAGCATTGATCAATCTAATATGTAGTTCCCTTTCAGTTCCTTTGGAACGTGCTTCCATTGTAACATTACCTGAACATTTGAAAACCAAATTTGAATTTAGCTGACGTTCATTTCTGAATCATCCCATTCTATGTAGGTAAAAGCCATGGATCACCCAGGTGGGTGATCTTCCAAATTCACGCTCCATCACACAACCCTTCTGTATATTAGTAGTAACTTATCATTCTGTTCTTATCTGTTGTTCAGTTACATGATTAGGTGGCCAAGTTGAAAGCAATGCTTAAATCATTTGAAAGATGCTCTTCTTTTCCAAGTGCTGGTTCTCAAATACTAATACAAAAAGTGTTAGGTCTCAAATCGTAaccagaagaaaattttaaattaacaaAGAATTCAAAATGAAGCAAAGTTGAGGTCTATAGGTGTgatttttttctcatattttgacATTAAGGACTTTAATTCCCTTGGTTGAGAAATTGAGATTGCTGTACTTCTACTATCCCTGTTTAAAATGTGAAGGTATGTACATCTAGTTGGTGCTGGCCATATACCTTATGTGAGTTTTGACTGAGTTTATAGACAACCTACGGTCTTTCATAATTGTACtggattttcctttttatttcatATCTATTGTCCGTTATGAGTAGAAagatttttcttattaaaataaCAACAATTATAAAAGTATGAATAATAATAGTAAGAAGAAGACAAAGCAATTATTATAATTGTTGATGTACCTGGTATTTCACTGCATGGTTGTATCTCGCTTACACCTGTGGTCTGATCAGCTGTGAGATATTATGTATTCTAGTTCTTCACTTGTTTGGGTATTGGTTCAGGTGAAGTATGGGGATACACTTCGACGCTTTTCTGTGTTCGTTCAGGAAGATGGCTCCGTGGATCTCAACATGGCCCTATTGACGGCAaagatctttaatctcattAAGTTTGCTCCTGATGCTGATCTTAACCTCACATATATTGATGAAGACCAAGATAGTGTAACacttgttgatgatgatgacctGCATGATGCCTTTAGGCAGTGTCTCAATCCGCTGAGAATAAATATATTGCGGAATGGTACTGGAAATGGAAGATATGACACAAAATCTAGTGGAAGTTCAACCCCTAAGAGATCACCCTTCATCCAGGGACCTTCATTCGCAAACATCAATTCTGCTATTACTGAAGTCATGAAACCTGTACCAGAGCCATTCCATGATGTACTCTCAAAGCTCTCTTATGATTTGGCTGCAAAGGCTGCATCCTCTGTTCCACTGATGACTGAGCTTGTTGAGTGCTTGTCAAAGTTAGGACTCAATAACCTGAATTCAGTTTCCCAGTGTAATGATGATGCACATTCAAGCACACAGGGTGTGGCTGCTGAGAACCCTGTTGGCTTCAGAGTGGCTGAGGATCTGGAATCTTTAAATAAATCAGCACATGTTCAGATTGCTAAAGTTTCCAACGCAAACTTAGCAGATGATAAAAAAGAGTGTGACAGTTGTAATATTACCAGAGGTGTGGGGACCTCAGTTCCTAAACCTGCTACTTCTGTGGATCTTAATCTGGATCCAAGAGATTCTATAGCATCAGGATTTTCGGCTACTGGTTTCACTGTTCCTGCAGCTTTGGGACATAATGATATCAGTGGCAAAGGAAAGGACATCCAGAATGAGCATATTGGTAATCTCAGTGGGAAGCCAGTTGCTTTTAGAAGCGCATTTTATACATTACCTGATCATCAGGTGCATATTAGCCCCCATCCATCTCAAGCTTCAAACACAGCCAAGCTACCTCTCTCAGCAATTAATACCCAAGGTGGTTCAAGTGTCTTGGGTggagacaacaacaacaagcaACTTCCTACTGGTTTTCGGCATTCTTCTGTATCACAGGTTGGTTTCAATCCCCAGAGCAAATGCCCATTCAGGGGGGAGAGTGGAGTGGAATCCTCTGATGTTGTGCCTTCTGGTGGGTACTATCGTTATCACCCATCAAAAAGGAGCGGCAGAATCTTCCACAAGGGTGTTAGGTGCGATGGTTGTTTTGTGTATCCAATAACAGGCCCTCGGTTCAAGTCGAAAATGTAAGAGTGGCAGAGTTTCCATATCTCTTGTTCTTTATGTTAGTTACCAGGGCAGTTAGTATCATTTACAGTGCTAATGATTTACTTTGGGATCTCATTTTGGCAGGAAAGAAGATTATGACCTGTGCAGCATCTGCTACTCAGAAATGGGCAACAAGGATGAATATATTAGAATGGATCGTCCAATGCCATTCCGGTCTCCACGGTTATTTAAAAAGCTCTATGATCCTGTATGTGGAGACATGATCTATTTATACTAATGATTTTTATGTACGTTCATTGTACAGTGACCTATTTAACTCTCTTCCTCTGTCTTTCAGCGCCATCGGTTTCCAGAACCATCGTTACCACACATGATGCAAGTTTGTAAGGTGAAACCATGCCGACAAAAGCTTGACAGTTGCTTCGTTGAAGATGTGAATGTTATCGATGGAACTATGATGGCCCCAGAAACACAATTTACTAAGATATGGCGTATGCGGAACAATGGTACTATTGCTTGGCCCCGTGGAACACATCTTGTATGGATTGGGGGGGACCAGTTCAGTGATAAAGTTTTGGTGGAGTTGGAGGTTGGATATTAGTTTCTTTGCTGTTTAGTTTGCAGTTTCTGTGTGTTGGGGTATTTGATTCTGTTAATAAATGCTCGTAACTTGTGCAGATTCCAGTGGATGGCATCCCTGTGGATAAAGAACTTGATGTTGCTGTTGATTTTAGAGCTCCTCAACTCCCCAATGGTTATGTGTCATACTGGAGGATGGCGTCACCATCAGGCCAGAAATTCGGGCAGCAAGTTTGGGTCCTCATCAAGGTTTCATTAATCACAGTATCACACCATTtaatccctcccccctttttctctttgaaGGACAAACTTGTGATGATTTAGTAACTTTTTTTCGTTCATGCTGGTGCAGGTAGATGCTTCTTCTCAAGAGGGCTCAATTGCTAGTAGTTTTCATggcttgaacttgaacttgCCCCCCGAATGCAGTGGGGCAAAGGGAACCGAGATCATTGATGTGAATGTTGAGCCGGCAGATAGTAGCTCTCTAGGGACTGGACGCTCTACCGTTGAGATGGAATTAGTGAGGCCTGTCTTAGACAAACACCCAAGCAAGGATCAAGCACTTGAGTTCCCTGTAAATGACAGCTTACTTGTTGGCAGTTGGGTTTTTGGTCCTGTCAATCCAGGAATACCTGCTTCAGTATCTTATCCAATCATTGATATCTCCGAAGGGCTTTCTGAACCTTTTTCATTGATGGATATGGAAACATCAGCTGGAGAGTCTGAGGCTGAAGTTGA encodes:
- the LOC122670444 gene encoding protein JOKA2-like translates to MPDLVIKVKYGDTLRRFSVFVQEDGSVDLNMALLTAKIFNLIKFAPDADLNLTYIDEDQDSVTLVDDDDLHDAFRQCLNPLRINILRNGTGNGRYDTKSSGSSTPKRSPFIQGPSFANINSAITEVMKPVPEPFHDVLSKLSYDLAAKAASSVPLMTELVECLSKLGLNNLNSVSQCNDDAHSSTQGVAAENPVGFRVAEDLESLNKSAHVQIAKVSNANLADDKKECDSCNITRGVGTSVPKPATSVDLNLDPRDSIASGFSATGFTVPAALGHNDISGKGKDIQNEHIGNLSGKPVAFRSAFYTLPDHQVHISPHPSQASNTAKLPLSAINTQGGSSVLGGDNNNKQLPTGFRHSSVSQVGFNPQSKCPFRGESGVESSDVVPSGGYYRYHPSKRSGRIFHKGVRCDGCFVYPITGPRFKSKMKEDYDLCSICYSEMGNKDEYIRMDRPMPFRSPRLFKKLYDPRHRFPEPSLPHMMQVCKVKPCRQKLDSCFVEDVNVIDGTMMAPETQFTKIWRMRNNGTIAWPRGTHLVWIGGDQFSDKVLVELEIPVDGIPVDKELDVAVDFRAPQLPNGYVSYWRMASPSGQKFGQQVWVLIKVDASSQEGSIASSFHGLNLNLPPECSGAKGTEIIDVNVEPADSSSLGTGRSTVEMELVRPVLDKHPSKDQALEFPVNDSLLVGSWVFGPVNPGIPASVSYPIIDISEGLSEPFSLMDMETSAGESEAEVEKTLLKELEEMGFKQIDFNKEILRMNEYNMEQSVDYLCGVAEWDPILEQLQEMGFCDRETNKKLLIKNGGSIKRVVMDLIAGESRVETSPPAF